Proteins found in one Lycium ferocissimum isolate CSIRO_LF1 chromosome 6, AGI_CSIRO_Lferr_CH_V1, whole genome shotgun sequence genomic segment:
- the LOC132059034 gene encoding uncharacterized protein LOC132059034, which produces MSATISGVLFPFLFFVLFISSHSAPISQGKGSEMVPLIEPGKAEKMMIMLNNTRRKLGSFQICALCTCCGGARSVCLPTPCCYAINCNIPNRPFGTCSFTPKTCNCFGCHY; this is translated from the exons atgtCTGCTACTATTAGTGGGGTTCTTTTCCCCtttctattttttgtgttaTTTATTAGTTCTCATAGTGCCCCAATTTCCCAA GGAAAAGGGTCAGAAATGGTGCCACTAATTGAGCCAGGGAAGGCAGAAAAAATGATGATTATGCTGAATAACACAAGGAGGAAGCTTGGGAGTTTTCAGATTTGTGCACTTTGCACTTGCTGTGGTGGGGCAAGATCAGTATGCTTGCCTACTCCTTGTTGCTATGCTATCAATTGCAACATACCAAACAGGCCTTTTGGTACCTGTTCTTTCACTCCCAAAACCTGTAATTGCTTTGGATGCCATTACTAA